A stretch of DNA from Acipenser ruthenus chromosome 21, fAciRut3.2 maternal haplotype, whole genome shotgun sequence:
TGACAAAGCAATACGCACAACACTGAAGACTACCTATCCACCGCTTTCTATAACAATCAAGTTCATATCATTAGGGAACACTATAATAGTGGAGATAGCAGCTACAGTCTGTTTAACAACTGAAACGTGAGAACAAAGTAAACATGTTGCAAAGCCTGGAATGTGTCTGGCTGTACAGCTAAACTGCATCCAGATATTCATTTGATTTACAACACGTTATACCCCTTGCTAAAAGTGCTTTTATTTACGACCCATGTCTTATTGCAAAGGAATGAAAACAATCACGACACGTATCCTTACATTTATCAAACAAATGGCGCAAAATGCGCATACTCACCAGAACAGTGGGATCCAAAATGTGAGGATAACATTTACAGAAAAGCGCATTTTCTTTTTGGTAgcatgttgtttaaaaaaaaaaaaaaaaaaacacacacacagatatgagAAAGTGGTTGCGTTTAGGGGTAAATAATCTGTCtgcaaatgttttaaacaaaagcCAACAAAACTCAAAACATCTCCGGTATCCAATCCATAAGGCAGAACTGAGGGAAAACGCAACGCAGGGACCAGAACGCGGTGCTCAGCAACGTCCAAGCCAATTAGTAGAAACTCCTCAAGcattaatcaaattaaaatggGTAGAAGTTTCTTTAGTGTGTTAGCGAGAGACGTGAGCTCAGAGCCGTTTTCCTTTAAGAGGTCTCCTCTATGAAAGCTAGATTTGAGGTAGAAATGAACCATACGCTAGGGGGCACCCAGATACTGTAATAGATCCGTTCTTTGACTGTTTTTTTGTCTCTTCCCAGCCAGCATATGCTCTGATTTAGCACTGTAAATTTTTCAGAGGACCCAACTCTGACAGCCCCTGGTGATTTTCAAAGTGCCACAAGCCAGCGGTTAAGAATCGCACCGGCTGGGAAGTTCCGAAGCGCCCTGGGAGCCGCTTCTCCTATTCACGGCGGTTCAGTATCTCAGAATGAAAGCAATACCCGGGCACATGGTGAATTCAGAATAGTGCAGCACTACCACATCTACTGGAGGAGACAGCATTTTCTTATCTACACAAAGCCGTCCTCTCGCTGAACAATACATGCAGCACATtcatacattacatttaaaaacataacataccatacaaaacacacacacacacacacacacacacacacacacacacacacacacacacacacacacacacgcacactgggGTGGCATTTGCATCACAATTATTCAAATCTGAAAATACCCAgatatgttttataataataattataattataataatcataTTTGTACCTGTTATGTCTTATTTGAAAGAATCAGTTTAAATGTATGCAGCTGTAACCCAATACCCAGTCTTCTGTGCATGTAGTGCGGGTTGCGTTTGCTTAAACTCGCCTCTTAGTTCTAATACTAATCTTGAAATGCTTTATTTCTATGGATATGCACATTCACAGCACGGCGGTATAACGTTGCCCGGTATGCCTTATTTGCAGTGCTTAATAATGAAAATATTTAATTGCATAtgaatttagtttatttatttaagtaagcCTTGTTGTACCCAGGTTATGGACACAGAAAATGCTAATGGTACAAGGCACATTGTTAATCTTTGTAATAATAGTGAAAATAGCGTGTTATTTAAAAGATCAGTTCAAGATGTAATACAACCAAACTCAAAAGCGGTTTGGCTTTCAAAATCGTGACCAAACTCaaatatagatatattattattattattgttggtgcTAGTATTGCTGTTATAATTACTGGCTTATGCATTTATGATGTAAATAAAGAATTATGTAGGTTTGTATTTCCATGCATCACCGCACTATCTTGACTTTGAGTCGGGCTCGGAATAATACTTATGTTAATGTCACTGAGCTATTGAAAACGTTTTGGTTTCTGCAATTAACCAATTTAATGAAATTCAAATAACACCTActtaattttattattacaatatttcaCATATTTGGAAATGCATATTACTGTTTGGATCTTGGTAAATCAATACTAAAAGCCCATTAGAAAACAATATTATATTTCTTTCGCTCTGTTTGCTGGTAGCCTTCATGTGTTAGTGAACAAGTGCCGGGTCTTAAAATGTATCACATAAAATGATGGTAAAGATGCTGTTGAAACTAGTCTGGTGATGTGCGTGATATAAAGTGTATTTCTCATTGTATTTATTGTGACGGCTGATCTCTACACTATTTCTACCCTGTGCATTCGCTTTCTTTTATAATATATCCTTAATTCTTTACCCACAGTTATCGGCTTGATTTATCTGCACAAAACAATTTGCACTGCTCATAATATACTCcagaaatataatatattataatatatattcatGTATTATAATATATTAGTGTAGTTATAAATAtatagagagagcgagagagtatAATATagacttatatatttttttaaatatcttgagAAGTGCAAATCAACCAGCTCGGATCACAGAAGTGTTTTTGGAGATCAAAAGACAAAAGATATCTTATTTTTacggtttaaacaaacacaacagagcTAGCCTATTTCCGTTTCTTGTTACTGAGGGGTTTATTGTGTGTGCTTAATATATACATTTGCAATAAAACCGAACAAGACAATCTGATAAAAGACACTCCTTGCATTGTGTACACGATGTTCCCTATAATGTAAAATACCTGGCATGTTCCTTCCATGACGTTTGttaattgcttttctttttgttttattttatttatttaaaacaattattctCAAAACCTACTAGCAGCCCTAAGATCATTGCATAAATTATTGCTGTATGCTTAATACATCCCATTGTTATATGGGTATAGATATTTGAACCCTGAGCAACATGATTTCAATGGTTTTATATTTGACTATCTATAATTACTAAAGTTTATTGCATCCAGCTAAATAGCTGAAACATTCCATGATATCTTTCATTCTAAGTAGACCTAAGACTATGCTCGTGCAGGGTGGTTGACGAGTCTAACATAACACACCAGCGCCACTAGAACACGTGAAAACAACGCTTTTGTTGCATTAACTGATATATCGATTAATCACCACTAActacctgaagaaaaaaaaaaagttactaaaattaacattttcaatAGACGTGTAAGGTTCTGTTGATTCAATGCTCGTGCTTACAAACTCACAGCTAATAGCCTCTTATTGTCGGATGAAGAATTTAAAAGTGCACGTCAAATTATAGGAAagcaaacacttaaaaaaaaaagaaaataccttttttttttactcttccaTTCTTTATTCAACAGcaatatattaaaacaacaaacgGCGATCAGCTTGCACTCTCTATAACAGTCTAAACGTTTTCATATgtgtaaaacacacatttaagaaTGCTGTTTCAATAGCATTTGTCCATGCGCTCCCCAGTTAATACTTAAATCCAAACATATATGTAATATCATGGTTTCATTATAATTCAGTGAATAGTGCAGAACCGGCGTGGTAGGGCGGCTGTGTCGTTTAATGATCTCTCTTTAGGACCAAGCGGTTTCTTCGGCTTGGCAAAGCACCAAGTAGCACAAGTGCCGGCTGGCCAATGGGACTGCAGGGGCGGTCCGAGCGCTCTGACCAGTCAAACGAAGTCACTTTCCTTATAAGGCAGCCGGTCTCCATGGTAACGTGTGCTAAGTTGCAGCAGTCGTGTCAAAGTTCActatatagagagctcagtgagcTGATCAGAGGGAAAGCATTCTGCTAGCCCGGCTCCTACAAATCGCGTTCGCTTCCCAACCTCCCCCTTTTTAACATATTTGATCACTTCGATtctctgttctttttttattattattttttacgcGCATGAAGGAGGTTGTGTAGGTTGTGatctttaaaaaaaggcattattaCCATTGCTTGCGAGTTGACTTCGTGTTTCTCTCCAGCACTAtagctactgctgctgctgtgcagCTAGCACAACTACAGCAAGAAGAGAAGGAACTAGCAtcaagatttttttgttttgtttttaattcagttCATGATTTTCCCCAGGACTTATACTTTATCGGGGGGTCGTTCGCTGCTGGTACCTTAAGAGCCGAGCcgagctttctttttttttttttttaccctgtaaTCTTTAACCTCTCCATCCAACCATTTTattatcttcattttttttcttttttttgatggGTTTCCTGAATGGCTGACGGTAAGCTGCCCTGGACTTGGCCTCAAGACTCTGGTCTCTTCTTCAGCTCGTCTCCGAATCCGGTCTAACAgacagaaagaaaggaaaaaaaaatacctaaaaaaagaagaaaaagactTGATTCAATTTCCTCCCAAGTTTCTCCAGACAATCCTATCTTCTGTGCAGCTTTGATTTCCCCCTCTTCAATCTCGCTTGATAACTGCTACGAACACGCTGCTCTCttgaaaaaagaaatcaaagcAACTGAAGCccacccctccaaaaaaaaaggacaaaaaagggacaaaaaaaaaagtttctcgaCGTCGTCTGATAGATATGGCAATGGTAGTGTGGCGCGGCTCCCAGGACGAAGTATCCGAAACGCAAGGGACCCTGACTTCCCAGGTCCCGCAAGTAGGACCACTGGTGCTATCGACCTCTCAGACTGCACAAGCAAACCCACAGACTCCCGTTCAAGGGGGTCCTCCGACCACAACAGCGCAGTCTACTCCGTCAAACCAGACGAACCAGCAAAGCCAAACGGTGGAAAAACAACAGCCCCCGCACATCGAGTGCGTGGTTTGCGGGGACAAGTCGAGTGGCAAACACTATGGCCAGTTCACCTGCGAGGGTTGCAAAAGCTTCTTTAAAAGGAGTGTACGGAGAAACCTGAGTTACACATGCCGTGCCAATAGGAACTGTCCCATTGACCAACACCACCGCAATCAGTGTCAGTACTGCCGCCTCAAAAAGTGCCTCAAAGTCGGCATGAGACGGGAAGGTATtggaattttatttttgtgtttatattgCTCTCGATGTTTCTGTGTTTCTTCCCCCCAGGTCCCATCCCTGTGTGGTTTGTGTGTTTTGTCGCCGTCTTCCTCGTTTCCAACAGGAATACTCTCAGGCTTAACAACACAGACGAACCGTAAAgcgttttgttttatgatttatttcgGTAATGTTCGTCTGAAGCagtgtaaatcgttttttttattattattattttaaatgatagtTTATTAGCACCGACAAATGTGTGTGAGTGGTTTTCTTTTCTTACTTGTGTCTTCGTATCGGTAACGATTAAATCAATATTATTCTTCACATTTCATACATGGGAAAGAATATGAGGCGATGTTTAAATGGCAAAGCCTGGCTTCAAACGTTTGACATGACGTTTCTGAAGCCAATTTGTATTGTTCTCCTTTAATATTTCTCCCACATTGTAACTCCCTCAAGCTACCCGAGTATAAAAGCTGACAATGCACGTTAAGTaatactgtgtttgtttgtttctttgttttaaaatagccCGAGTGAGTACTAGTTTACGAAACACTGCTGCTGCGTCGCTGCTGTCGAAGTAGGTTAAGGGTTAGAGGCAGCCCGCTTTCTTTGTGGCTGTGTACAGTTTCAACACGAGCATGAACTGGGCAGGCGAATTAAACTGATGCGTTTTGTGAGAATAGCCTACCAAAAAAAACACGCCAATTGTATACACAAATTAGAAGTGTGTTAGCCATAATAGTATTTTTATAGTGTACGTAACTGATTTGATTACAGTCACACGGCAAATCCTAACCGCTTTATGCAGATTTAAcatatgtattaataataataataataataataataataataataataataataataataataataatacaaaaatgggTAGAATACATATATTTAAGAGTTAGAATCATAAAGAAAACATAGAAACAAGAGTGTCTATAGAAGTGAAGCTTTGTTTTGACTGTTCAACTTTACATCACGCGGATATTGACATGTTATTAATGAAAATGTGGTGTttaggtgttattattattactataactaTTGCTACCACACTATTGCTGCTGCAGGTTTGTGTCTTTTAAAGGGACAATGCAATGCTATCCGGTTCCGCTACCATTTAATGAATATATGTAGAATTCAGGCATCAATATCTGCAGTTTCTCTTTTTACTgcagcagtacaaaggggacggaTGCCACCCACGCAGCCACACCATGGCCAGTTCTCCTTGACAAATGGGGACCCCCTGAACTGCCATTCCTACTTATCCGGATATATCTCCCTTCTTCTGAGAGCAGAGCCCTACCCAACTTCCCGATATGGCAGCCAGTGCATGCAGCCTAACAACATCATGGGCATCGAGAACATTTGTGAACTGGCAGCCAGGATGCTGTTCAGCGCGGTGGAGTGGGCGAGGAATATCCCTTTCTTTCCAGACCTTCAGATCACTGACCAGGTGGCCCTCTTAAGGCTCACCTGGAGCGAGTTGTTTGTGCTCAACGCTGCCCAGTGTTCCATGCCGCTCCACGTGGCTCCTCTGCTGGCGGCGGCAGGCCTCCACGCCTCGCCCATGTCAGCAGACAGAGTGGTGGCCTTCATGGACCACATAAGAATCTTTCAAGAACAAGTGGAGAAGCTCAAGGCTTTGCATGTTGATTCTGCTGAATACAGCTGCTTAAAAGCTATAGTGCTTTTCACCTCAGGTAAGGAACACACGTCACAATATCCTTCCATTATATCACCTTTGCAATTTCTCTGTCTTGCAATCTCGTTCCTATTGTAACATTTCCCTCagctgttcattattattattattattattattattattattattattattattattattattattaataaatgctTTCAgcttaacattttaaattaaagaagTGTTGACAAATTGTAACGTTGGTAACACTTGTCAGTAGTGATAATACACATCAGTAACGCACACCAAATCCAGGTTTACACgcaaacagaaatgctgaaaaactacaaattaaaaccCGATCGACACTAAGCTGATCTGTAGCCCGTGTAGACTGTGATAGACGCGAATGGCACACTGATAAAATGCATTGATCTGTCATATATGTTGCCATAATTGGAGATCAAGACTATATGATATAAAGTAATACCCGTCTGCTAGGAGAGCCTCGCCACGTTTAGGGAAAGACATAATTCAAAATCAACATTTCAAATCAGAGTTTTAAATTCACCTAAGCGGGCAATTTAAACATacaacactttatttatttattttcaatttagctCAATACTTacgcatctttttttttttttttaatcattttacatGTATATGACATCAGTTGTAAATTGGGTCGATGTTGAACACTGCTAAGATAACCCTAAGACAAGTCTTGTGGcgattattatttcaatgttattTTAGTGTGGAGTCGATGTTGCGTATCTCAAAGAGAATCCTGTGGAAGTGTTTTAGAAAAGTACTCTCAGTGGTGATCCGTGTCACTGTTTGTCCATAGTATTCAATCGCAATGCGTGTGAAAATCCTTCAGCCTAATAAAATGAGACAAATGTGCTGACGGGTAATACATTGAGAAACAGCGTGTGCAtcaatatagaaaataaaaagtatgcTCTTTATAATGTATGTAAGCAATttgaaatcatcatcatcatcatcatcatcatcatcataataataataataataataataataataataataataataataataataatagcaacatgACCAAAAGGCCAAGTATTTatagaaagaaacacatgttgatTGAACAGTTCTCTCATTCCTAACTCTGAACACAACCTTGCATGTCTGAAGTCCATGCATGCCATTTTCGAAGCAGGAGCGTGTCTTCCACAGAGTGTCTTAAATTACACAAAACACGTCTCCCCGAAGTTAAGATTAATAAAGTAATTACTCATCTGGGCTTCAGGGCTTGATATGAGGAAACAGAAATGTTCGGTTTACGTGGGAAAAAGACACTCAACCCTTTCCTTGTTATGTTAGGGTGATCTGGGGATCCAAAGCATTCTCTGGACCTCTTCCAGAGCTGGGTCGTGACCCGAACTTCCTCTGTTGTATTATTACTTCGCGCATAAAAAAAGaagaacactttattattttacCTAATAACTCATTACAATGTAACATCTTTTGTTAAAAGACCGTCTCCTGtttttctctcccccccccgTGTTAATGTTGAAGTCATTGGGATAGCATGGTATTCAGAGGTAATGCAGTGTAGTGTATGtggttttgttttccctgttAGACTGATGGTACTGAAACAATTATCATTACCGTGTACGGTATACCACAGTCTTTGTGCTATCGAGCAATCGTATATTTAGTTTTATACCCTTGTGgggagtaataaataaataaataaataaataaataaataaataaaatccggCGGATTGTTTGCCAAAACGTGAGGCCTGCGTGCTTGACAGCGAACTGTTTTTGTGCTGAAAGCgttgatttttttgtttacacCGCCGAGGCCAGATACCATGCAAACACATACATAGCCAGCGTTGCTGCAAACCTACGACGGCCATATTTTTTTTTGCGGTTCCAGCAATACGGTATAAGCCTGGGTGAGTGTGGCTGCTCAGGCCGTCCTATCTGGGGTAAACGCTGTTTATTTTAGTCCCGGCTACAACACCATGAAACATGCACAGAAAAGGTCAGGTCACAAGCCCTGGTGTTGTTTAAAAGCGACGGCAAAGCCTATTAATAAGACTGCCTGTATTATTTATACTATTTCAGATCTCAAAACCCTTCCTTTTTCCATAGCATCAATCTGGatgtaaataaataccacagacaaacacagagatcACTGTTTGGATGGCTGGTTTTGAATGAGGCAAGCTGAACCCAGGATTTTTTAAAGGGGCGTTGTTGTCAGTTTCACAGAATTAAAATACAAcgcatatatatgtatacaccACTCAGACAGGGACGGCGCATTGAGGAGAGAGAACCGCGGTTgagttaaataataattggaataCAGTGTTTAATTTTGACTTTACAGATCCATAGGCCCTCATAACATTTTATTCCAACACAAGGACAGTTCTcttctctattttttttaaacgactttttttaaacgaaaaataaaataaaacgtggcACTCACTTTTCATTTCAGTTGCAAAATATGTAATACCTGATCCGTGaaaatgaatgtttatttttaaaattgcaaaaaaattaaaataaataatgacttgTCACATTTAATTGCATGATCTGAAGgcccaatgtattttttttctttttttgcttgtttttttgtatacGAGTTAGTGTTTCAAATTGAATCAAGCGCTTGATCTGACTATTTCTCTTGCTTTTCCCTCCGCTTCTAGATGCTTGTGGTCTTTCAGATGTGGCTCATGTGGAAAGTTTGCAAGAAAAGTCCCAGTGTGCATTGGAAGAGTATGTTAGGAGCCAGTACCCCAACCAGCCGACTCGCTTTGGAAAGCTTTTGCTTCGCCTGCCTTCTCTCCGCACGGTCTCTTCTTCTGTCATAGAGCAATTATTTTTCGTCCGTTTGGTAGGTAAAACCCCGATAGAAACCCTCATCAGAGATATGCTGCTGTCTGGGAGCAGCTTTAACTGGCCTTACATGTCAATCCAGTAGACAGAGAAGGAGAACCCCTTTCTCTTTAGAAGGGAGCAAAATGCTGTTACAAGTTTACTGAAGAAGAGAGAGGCATTTTTTAAAGGactgtgaatttaaaaaaagactttcaaTGAACTTTCTAAATGCATTTAAGAACTCATGTGTCACTCTGAACAACTTGCTACTTATCATTTTTGTAAAAAGGActttcgttttttttcttttttggtaaaCTTGAGAAAAAGTCGAtaaaaagtgcatttaaaaaGGAGAATTTGGAGAAAAttaggagaaaagaaaaaaagtaagttTTCTTT
This window harbors:
- the LOC117427794 gene encoding COUP transcription factor 2 isoform X3, with the protein product MAMVVWRGSQDEVSETQGTLTSQVPQVGPLVLSTSQTAQANPQTPVQGGPPTTTAQSTPSNQTNQQSQTVEKQQPPHIECVVCGDKSSGKHYGQFTCEGCKSFFKRSVRRNLSYTCRANRNCPIDQHHRNQCQYCRLKKCLKVGMRREVQRGRMPPTQPHHGQFSLTNGDPLNCHSYLSGYISLLLRAEPYPTSRYGSQCMQPNNIMGIENICELAARMLFSAVEWARNIPFFPDLQITDQVALLRLTWSELFVLNAAQCSMPLHVAPLLAAAGLHASPMSADRVVAFMDHIRIFQEQVEKLKALHVDSAEYSCLKAIVLFTSDACGLSDVAHVESLQEKSQCALEEYVRSQYPNQPTRFGKLLLRLPSLRTVSSSVIEQLFFVRLVGKTPIETLIRDMLLSGSSFNWPYMSIQ
- the LOC117427794 gene encoding COUP transcription factor 2 isoform X2, producing MAMVVWRGSQDEVSETQGTLTSQVPQVGPLVLSTSQTAQANPQTPVQGGPPTTTAQSTPSNQTNQQSQTVEKQQPPHIECVVCGDKSSGKHYGQFTCEGCKSFFKRSVRRNLSYTCRANRNCPIDQHHRNQCQYCRLKKCLKVGMRREAVQRGRMPPTQPHHGQFSLTNGDPLNCHSYLSGYISLLLRAEPYPTSRYGSQCMQPNNIMGIENICELAARMLFSAVEWARNIPFFPDLQITDQVALLRLTWSELFVLNAAQCSMPLHVAPLLAAAGLHASPMSADRVVAFMDHIRIFQEQVEKLKALHVDSAEYSCLKAIVLFTSDACGLSDVAHVESLQEKSQCALEEYVRSQYPNQPTRFGKLLLRLPSLRTVSSSVIEQLFFVRLVGKTPIETLIRDMLLSGSSFNWPYMSIQ
- the LOC117427794 gene encoding COUP transcription factor 2 isoform X1, coding for MAMVVWRGSQDEVSETQGTLTSQVPQVGPLVLSTSQTAQANPQTPVQGGPPTTTAQSTPSNQTNQQSQTVEKQQPPHIECVVCGDKSSGKHYGQFTCEGCKSFFKRSVRRNLSYTCRANRNCPIDQHHRNQCQYCRLKKCLKVGMRREVSLFTAAVQRGRMPPTQPHHGQFSLTNGDPLNCHSYLSGYISLLLRAEPYPTSRYGSQCMQPNNIMGIENICELAARMLFSAVEWARNIPFFPDLQITDQVALLRLTWSELFVLNAAQCSMPLHVAPLLAAAGLHASPMSADRVVAFMDHIRIFQEQVEKLKALHVDSAEYSCLKAIVLFTSDACGLSDVAHVESLQEKSQCALEEYVRSQYPNQPTRFGKLLLRLPSLRTVSSSVIEQLFFVRLVGKTPIETLIRDMLLSGSSFNWPYMSIQ
- the LOC117427794 gene encoding COUP transcription factor 2 isoform X4, yielding MQPFWETEQRKYLCAVQRGRMPPTQPHHGQFSLTNGDPLNCHSYLSGYISLLLRAEPYPTSRYGSQCMQPNNIMGIENICELAARMLFSAVEWARNIPFFPDLQITDQVALLRLTWSELFVLNAAQCSMPLHVAPLLAAAGLHASPMSADRVVAFMDHIRIFQEQVEKLKALHVDSAEYSCLKAIVLFTSDACGLSDVAHVESLQEKSQCALEEYVRSQYPNQPTRFGKLLLRLPSLRTVSSSVIEQLFFVRLVGKTPIETLIRDMLLSGSSFNWPYMSIQ